The stretch of DNA CGCAGAACCTGATCTGGATCGACTTGGAAATGACCGGTCTGGATCCGGAAAACGACGTCATCATCGAAATGGCCACCATCGTCACCGACAGCGACCTGAACACCTTGGCCGAAGGCCCGGTGATCGCCATTCACCACAGTGATGAAGTGCTCGCTCGCATGGACGAGTGGAACACCCGCACCCACGGCAACTCAGGCCTGACCCAGCGCGTGCGCGACAGCCGTATCAGCATGGCCGAAGCCGAGGCCGAAACCATCGCCTTCCTGGAAAAGTGGGTGCCGAAGGGCAAGTCGCCGATCTGCGGCAACAG from Pseudomonas sp. P8_229 encodes:
- the orn gene encoding oligoribonuclease; protein product: MQNPQNLIWIDLEMTGLDPENDVIIEMATIVTDSDLNTLAEGPVIAIHHSDEVLARMDEWNTRTHGNSGLTQRVRDSRISMAEAEAETIAFLEKWVPKGKSPICGNSICQDRRFLYTHMKGLESYFHYRNLDVSTLKELAARWAPDVRDSFKKGSTHLALDDIRESIAELQHYRKHFIKF